In one window of Methanomassiliicoccales archaeon DNA:
- a CDS encoding adenosine-specific kinase, with the protein MKGDDVRIEAVPVQKPADVNIIIGQTHFIKSAEDLYEAMVNSVPGVRFGLAFCEASGPRLVRVEGNDEELKACAVDNARRVGAGHSFFVVMRGAYPVNVLYRIKQVPEVCNVFCATANDLEVLVAESSRGRGIIGVIDGQPPLGVETDSDAKERKEFLRKIGYKR; encoded by the coding sequence ATGAAGGGGGACGATGTTCGCATCGAGGCTGTGCCCGTGCAGAAACCAGCGGACGTGAACATCATCATCGGTCAGACACATTTCATAAAGAGTGCTGAGGACCTCTATGAGGCCATGGTGAATTCCGTCCCCGGTGTGAGGTTCGGACTGGCCTTCTGTGAGGCCTCCGGCCCCCGCCTGGTGAGGGTGGAAGGGAATGATGAAGAGCTGAAGGCCTGCGCCGTCGACAATGCCAGAAGAGTAGGCGCGGGACATAGTTTCTTCGTAGTGATGCGTGGAGCTTACCCTGTGAATGTGCTTTATCGCATAAAGCAGGTGCCGGAGGTGTGCAACGTATTCTGCGCCACCGCTAATGACCTCGAGGTGTTGGTGGCGGAATCGTCAAGAGGAAGAGGTATAATAGGGGTCATCGATGGGCAGCCGCCCCTCGGAGTGGAGACGGATAGCGATGCCAAGGAAAGGAAGGAGTTCCTCCGCAAGATCGGGTATAAGCGCTGA
- a CDS encoding TIM barrel protein: protein MPRVGPAGYPMGSKGAVDAVERAAAMGFSAMEVQFVRQARMAEDKARQAGKKADELGVLLSAHAPYYINLNSPNREIRVKSVEWIMRSARICHQLGARILVLHAASYAKSRPEDCTVTVRSALQSVRASMEEEGIEDVVLGLETMGKMGSWGTLEEIEAVVKEVPGTIPVIDFAHIHARSQGGLRSRGDFGAVLKKVKKFYPGRLHCHFSCIEYTSAGEKRHLPLNAGSPDYRLAVPLFKKMDEDLTLISETPPPEEGAKAMMWMLEAQG, encoded by the coding sequence ATGCCTCGCGTTGGTCCAGCTGGCTACCCTATGGGCAGCAAAGGTGCAGTGGATGCAGTGGAGCGAGCGGCTGCGATGGGCTTCTCCGCCATGGAGGTGCAGTTCGTGAGGCAAGCACGCATGGCTGAGGACAAGGCCAGGCAAGCAGGGAAGAAGGCAGATGAGTTGGGCGTGCTTCTTAGCGCCCACGCTCCATACTACATCAATTTGAACTCCCCCAACCGTGAGATTAGGGTCAAGAGCGTTGAATGGATAATGAGGAGCGCGCGCATCTGTCATCAACTAGGAGCCCGGATCTTGGTGCTTCATGCCGCCTCATATGCCAAGAGCAGACCCGAGGACTGCACAGTGACCGTCAGGAGCGCCCTTCAAAGCGTCCGTGCCTCCATGGAAGAAGAGGGCATAGAGGATGTCGTCTTGGGATTGGAGACCATGGGGAAGATGGGATCATGGGGCACGTTGGAGGAGATAGAGGCTGTGGTAAAAGAAGTGCCAGGAACCATTCCGGTAATCGATTTCGCTCACATCCATGCACGCTCTCAAGGCGGGCTCAGGAGCAGGGGCGACTTCGGCGCCGTACTGAAAAAAGTCAAGAAATTCTATCCTGGACGCCTGCACTGCCATTTCTCTTGCATAGAATACACCAGCGCGGGGGAAAAGAGGCATCTGCCTTTGAACGCCGGTTCCCCGGATTATCGTCTGGCCGTCCCGCTCTTCAAAAAAATGGATGAGGATTTAACCCTTATCAGCGAGACTCCTCCGCCGGAAGAGGGCGCTAAGGCCATGATGTGGATGCTAGAGGCTCAGGGCTGA